AGTTGTGCCGTTTGATAATTATCTACAAGAAATATTAACGCCTTAAGTtattaagacaaaaaaagtacTGTCATGCACCAAATCATCACCAAGCTCAGCTGCTACTGCAGTTCCTGACATGTTTTTAAGGGCACACTGGATTGCTTTAGGAAGCGGGACACTGAGTCAGaacaaaccaccacacacaaatttggcttccccccccctcccccccccagtcACAAAAATCACCCTAAACTGGCAGTGGCACTTCTTCCAGGATCAGCAAGTTCCAGCTTACTGCAGTCCAGACTAATTAGCAACGTCTTCATAATGCTCAAAGAATAAGCCCACACAGATAAAAATCCCAACTGCAGAACTCGCCTACGTCTCTTTGCTCCATATTCTGCTAACAGTGATTTAAACTTTCAGTGGCAAGGCTgactggggtgggggtggggaaagtgAAACTCAGTACAAAAGCGgatgaaaatgtttcttcagcttcctgTTGTCGAAAGGGAAGCAAAGCACCTACATCTCTTCcaataaaaagtatttaaaaaaataaagaatggacatatctaacttttttttaaaaaataaaaccactatACACACCATACAAGTTTCAAAACTCAAGGTAAATCAAAACTTACCAGGACAAACTGTATTACTCTTAGTGGACCCAACTACTGCATCtgataaacaaaagaaaaacaaaaatcagaaaaagattttcaaagcactgtaaatatttaaaagatgggGATAAACAATCAATTCTGCCAGCTGTTCACACTTTTCATCAAATCAGAAGTTTCTGTAAGCTACAGGGGAataaacacacagcaaaaaagcAAGCGGAGATTTCTGTATTCAATTTACACTACAAAGTTTTAAATTCAGCTAGGTGAAAATATGTGACCTCATACTTAGGAATATTATTCCTACCTAGACGAAAGTGACTACTCtaaatttttcaaataacattACAAAATGAGTAGTACAGATATTCtgcatgtttgggtttttttgtataaaatgcataaaacatttattcttcTGACTTAACATGGGAAGATGGGTAAGaccaaagaaatgtttttcccaaATACATACTGGTCTGATTTGATCTCTTTGAAAGAGCACTCAGAAAAAAGTCTGACTCGAGAGACCGTGATGATGTTAGGTTTCTGTCTGTACAGTACTAGAGGCAAAAACTGCTGTTATTTGTGTGTGCCGGAGATTTCCAATTCTTTTGCTGTCaccaggaaaaattaaaaaggaacaaGACGAAAGAGTTCCAAGTTGTATTTCTCTGAAGAGTTCTGTTTCAGCATTTCCGTACTACAGCCAAGTGAAAACGTCTTCAGAGTGAATCACCTGAGCACGCCGGATGCCTGGACTCATGTAACCACTGATGAACATCAAAGCATTTTGTAAACTTTTAGACTAGTATACAATTAACAACACACATCAAAGAGATACATATTTTACAAAGCACAGCATAAAGACGTGTTACCATTCAAAGCTGCAGAAAGGGCTAGCCAAACGTCTGCTCGCAGAACCGCTATCACGGGAGAAACAACAGTTTTCAGCAAGCGTCTTCCCAGCTTGCAGCACAGGCTTATCACTGTTACCAGGACTGTAAGTCCCTTGAGAACTTGGGGGGAGgaacaataataaaaaaccccgACCCAGCATTACCTTTTTCACATTTATCTTCCGATGTATTAGCCAGTAGCGGTGCAGTAAGGACGTGCATACAATGGTTGTAGAAGAAATTGagaaattcacttttttctgttttctagaacAAACACAACCTTATTAAATACAAGCATTTGTATATAACCTTTTAAATAAAGAGCAGTAACATAAGAAGCAGCCTACAACTCTGTCGACTCCTTCAGGTCTGCCTGTGTCTCTTTGGTTGGGCCTGTAACATTGTCTTCACTCAATGAAGACATGTGTCTTTATTTTGGGAAAAGACCTGCGAGGCATCAAACCAACCTAGCtagcaccaaaaaaaatccctactGCGGATGCAAATATATACTGCAAATACATCAGCGACTCAACGCGTGTCACAAAATTTGCTTAAACCCTTGTTAAACGCAGTAATTTTATCCATAACAACATGCAAACCTTTCTATGCTAAAGAAAAATTACGATCTGGTCCACTTCACTACATTATATATAAAGATAGGTGTATCAACATACGAGTAAGATTACAACGTGTTTTCCTACATGGAGTATGCATTAAATTACAAATACATTGTACTTTGGTTTGGATTCAAAATgtcagcagctgaaaggaagGAGCGATCCAAGTTTTAAAGCGAACTGCTACAAATCTCCTATTCTAACTTTGCTGTCTAAACACACATGAGCAATTTGGAattcaaaaatataaatacatccTCCACTAACTATGGCACCAGTTGGATGAAGCTGCATCCTTTTTGTGCCATTGGTATTAAACCACTGATTTGGTTTCAGGCAGACGCTACTGGACTCTTCTTTCCCCATTTCCCATCCAGCTCGCAGGAGCCGTGATCACAGTAGTGCTATTTCCCAGAAGCACAGGACCGCTTGGTTTGATAAATACTTGCACCACGTCACATACGCATATCTTTTATTATCAGAAGttaatggaaaattttaagCTGATCAGGCCACATACAAcactcaaaagaaaacacatctttaATCCTCAGACCACAATAACAGTAACAGAGAACATCAAGTTATTAATTTTGCTGAGACAGTAAAGTGTCTTTACCcctttgtattttcttacatTAGCTGTGGCCAACATATTCTCTGGGTCTATCAGAGTACGCAAAAGGCCCATTAACTGAACGGCTCCCCCAAGTTCAGGATCAGTATCGCAGATCATCTGCTCAATGACCACATTGATGAGGAGGATATCCtgcaaaaaaaacaacccaaaccaacaaaccacaaaataacTAGACACGGTTTCAATAGTGGAATGACTTCCCTAGTTTCTGTatcaagtttcttttttttttttttcttaagtgaaacagaaaaattgtgtTGTATTTAGACACTGGCATTCTGTCAAGcacagcccctccccccccccccccgaaatcACTGCTAGGCCGACCTACAATCTTACTGCTGTGAACACATGGAAAACCAACTTGCTCAGACACTTCTGTATCTTACATCTACTTTTCCCTACGTTTCCAGTATCTACATTTTTCGGCACATATTGTATCCCAAATTCTGGAGAGGTTTGTTGGGCACATATTGTATCCCAAATTTggagtggtttttttcttccccccgccccctcccatttgttttttttgtttgctctaAAATTAGTCTATTCAGCAAATGCCCCAAACACTTTTACTTACATCATCACTCTGCTGGGCCTCTTGCATTACAAATTCTCGGACCATGGATGGACTAAATTCTACCAGATAAGAAAATATATCTGTAGCAGCAGATCTAACTTGCAGATCATCCATTCcctaattaaaaaacataaataagcAATTTATTAGAATAAATCAAGTTTGGTATTTATGATCAAGTAAAGCTGCAAAGAATAGGGAATTAAAAGTTTTGAGaacattttattacaaaagtTTATATGAAAGACACAGTAATTCAGTTACAGAACAAAAATCAATCCCCAGCAAAACCTTTTCCCCACTATTTCCCTCCTTTAGAAAGAAGGTAAGGTTTTCTGTGAATCTGCTAGCCCTCATTTAGGCAGGAAACATATTGTGCTGCTTACTAGAATATCTAAGGTGCTGATATTCTGTACCCATTACCCACAGTTTATTGATTTCGCATAAAAGGACCAACTGTACAAATCAGTTTGTACAGAAGTTTCTGTACTTACTTACAGGCAACAAGAATTAATAATTTTACTTAAGGTATGTAATTTCCTGTGGTAACCGTACAGCTTCTAAGCCTAAAATATTAACGTAACAGGAAATACTGGGACTGGTCTAGCCCTGGAAAAGAATAATGAGATTAGGGTTTATCTAATCACCAAAAAGCTGTATGACTTTTATAGGACAGTCGGTGTCCTTTGCTAAGTTCAGAGACTGTTACTCTAGAATATCAAAACCCTTCAATTTATAGTTTCTGGCTAACATCAGCACTGATATATGATTGCAAAGGTCAGGCAGCAACAGCTGCTGGAACcaaaggagtgaaaaaaattatgttttcacaTAATGATTAAGCTGATTAAGATAATCTGCTTTATACCTCTGAAAAGACAGGATTACGTGATCTTTCGGATAGGAACAAGCTAACAGTTCAAGATtatctaaaaatacttttttggcACTGTTCCaacaacaacaggaaaaaaaaatcaagctgcCACATTAAAAATTGAAGGGTACTCTTCCTCAGCTACATTGACAAAAGGACTGCATTTATCACAGACCTCTCCCTCatgtaaagtaaaaataacattagCGATAAAGTCAGGCTACTTCTGAAAGATGTCCACAGTTTTCTGATCCTGAACGTTACAATGGATTTCAACTTCCAGCAGAACAAAGCTGTCCAATCAAACTTGCACAAAGATGCTTAGCAgatccagaaaaaaactggTTAAATGGCTGTgggtttaaaacattttattaaaatcagcATTATGTTTTCACTTACCATTACAATTTCAAGAGCTGGAAGAATTCCCAACTTTGccaaagttttgaaaaatgcatctCTGTTTTGAGGTTGTAACGTCTGAGAAAATGCGCAGAATTCCTTGAAAAAGTTAACCTGTCATATAGGAAAAAACAACCTCAGGTGTACTGGATTCAGAAAACCCTGCAAGTAGGAAACTGTTACAATTTGTATCCATTTGTGTACTGGCTGGTATGCTCCTTCCTAGAAAGTGGTATCATTCTGGTTCTCTCTCCCCCAGtcttcaacaacaacaaaggaaagcaaaaggaagtaaaaccaacaaaaaattgCCACCAACTTAAGGGGTGAAATTTACTTCAGAAACAAGTCGCCTTGTAGCTATTTTACCGCACCTGGCATATGAGGGATTTACACTCCTGTCCGGTGTGCCTGTTGTTTGCTAGAACAAAGATGCTTCTCTTGCTGAAAGCAAGATTTTAACAAGGCATTTTAAGCTGCTACAAGGTTCAATAATGTTTGTGATATAACTATTAGGGACTGCTGGTAATCCTCACAGTCAAAGGACTTTATAATCATTCAAAAAGACCTTTTAAGTACAGTGAAAAAGGCAGTGTTCATACGACAAATGTAAGTGACGTGGTACGTTAATGAGTACTTGGGAGAAAGTATAACTTGAGGTCTAGGACGTCAGCTTAGTGCTTTCtcaacaataaaataattatttagaaCAAATAAATCAGAGCTTACCTTGCAAGAAATACCTTGCTAGTGAGTACATAAAAGCTACAGTCGAAATGATTCTAGGGTTACAAAAAAGTGACTGCAGAACCAGAACAGTTTTGGTATTTCTACCTAATCCAGACCTGCAGTTTAAAGCATTCAAAGAACCACCAAGACCACTGACTTACCAATTCACATCGCTTGTCATCATCTGTAGCTTCATCTGTTAATTGTGCAAAAACTTCAGACAAAAATTTCTCGTCTTCCTGTGTAACACATAAGAAGAACACACCTTACACAATGCTTCTTAAAAGTTAAATCATAGGTCTGTACTGGGTCCCACACTGTAGGAAGTCAACTTACTTTAAGCttaactacaaacaaaaaaatacgCATTAGTAGATTTGGTAAATAAGGGTGATTTGGTCCCGTGTCTGCGTCGCCGTGTCATCCCCGgcccccttccccctttttttttttctccacaccTCCGTTATTTTATcacaaaaaagggaaatgcGAGTACGCATTCCAGAGGATCATTCCCAGGGCCCTGTTTCAGTGCTTATTCTGCGCGGTGGAAGCAGGTCCAGACCAGAACCACACGTTAAGCTGAGCACAGGTGATGGTTACTACAACTGCCTTCTGAACCACTGCTCTCTAAAGAACATGtcatctcctttccttctctgccaTGCCACCCGCTGTGGTTTTCAGCTCTGCCCTACCCCACACACTCACGGTATGATTTGCTACACACCCCCACGCACCAACGTTACAGAAAACGACAGCCTTTGTTCCAGGCTCCCGCCCTGCAGGTAGCCTTCCAGGGCAGCAACCGATGCACTTGTACACTACAATCTACCaagcaaaatacaatttttaccATGCTGTACTCCAGTTTAACACCTCCTGCGTATTGATTACCCTTTTCTGgatctgcagcactgcaaacaTTTCCTCAGCCCACCTATGCTAAGGTGACTAGATTTACACATTGCCAGGTCGCTGCAGCCATGTCCCCGTTAACCTTACCCTCAATGAAACAACCTCTCCCACTTGTAGAGGTTTGGATTTTCCAATCTGGGAAACTTTTGAGTATTACTTGCTTTTCTTATTCAGATCCTCTACTAccaagacatttatttttaagtatacataggaaaacatttcacttcTTGTTAAGCATTTCAGTTAGACCACTGCCTAATACTCAAGAGGTACAAGAAAACCAGGGTGAACTCCATCACCTGTCAACTGGGCACTTTCTGCGCTCTCTGAACGCTGATTTCTCTGTGCTCCTCCATGTGGAACACAGTGTTGCCATTCTCTCAAATCAAATGTCtctgttactttttaaatacaatataAATCTTAAAGCAAATAGTAACATTATGTTACAGCATTACAAAACTATGCATCACTGCACTGATTCAACTCTATAAACTTTACTTACGCATTGAATAAACATGAATGGAATAGCAGCATtccaataaatatatatatatataaacattaCATTGCATAACATAGAgggtattttctgtttttgtgtGCTGTTACTAAAATCCGTACGCTTTATTAGACTAACATAATACAGAACTTTTACAATTACAGGAAAGcctcacagatttttttttcctgagtattTTAAGATGTGGAGAATGAAGTGCTTTACAAACAAATGATACCTGGAATCAACATCAGAGCAAGAGCGCAACATACACAGACTTAGTAGTTTATTCTAAGCTTTGCTGGCTTTAACAGCTTAATTaagccagtttaaaaaaaaaaaaatgaccatACCACAATTAACCACAGATAGGCTAGAAAATCTCCACTACAGAACACCTGGCAACAGAAAGATCTCTTGCTTGTATAAGGCTGCCACACAGTGCAGGCCTGACGCCCTAAAGCGAGGCTGGAcctgggtttgttttctgtgctcACTCGGTTTCCCACATGCTGCCCTTCATGGACAGCAGCACCGGGATCTACTGCTTCGCAGCACGTAGCAAGGAGCTTTACTGCTGCAGCAAACACAATCTCTTACTCCTATAAACTGCATTCTCCTAGGGAGCTTTGCCAGTGTATTTAGGGTAACAAGACTCCTAACGTGTACACCAAACCCAAAGGAGCTTTAGAGTTCTTGTGCCACAACAAAAAGCCGATTTACACCAGGGGACTGTGAAAACAGTCCTGAAGCTGGGGTCTGTACCACCATGTAATTTTCCTCAAGCGTAACTATCAAAAACACCTCTTCTGTGTGTGCTTTCTTCTTAGCTTGTATTCTCAAGGCAGCTTAAACGATGCAAGTATCAACATTAAGCCACCATGCATGCCTCGatttgtctttaaaacagaCAGGCAAACCTACGTGCCAGATACTCTCTCTACTGTGGCAAAGACAGCAGTGAGAGAGCAGCAAAGAACCATCAGAGGACTTCAGAACTTTCTTCAGAGAGTACTAGAACCAACAGGGAATCATAGCTTTCTGTTACGGCACAATTAAATATTCAGTACGGTAAAgcctaaatgaaaaataatgaacttTAAAGAGTTAAAAATCTCTTAAATGGAAAACAGGACCGTGGCCTCAGATGATAATAcggaaattatttttagttttagaaaAGTAACGTatgcaaaagaatgaaaaggaaaatctttaaCACAACGTCATTAATTTTACAAGTGGGATTTACTTCTGAGTTTCTTTCTGCTATTCAACCACAAAGAAGAAACCAGAAAGAAGCCTGAAAGCTTATTCATGCAATTCTCTGCAATTCtgtagttttgattttttttccccagtcaccTACTGCATTCTTTAGAAATATTCCTTATGGTAATGTTATTTCTCCAGTGCCCTGATCTTTCCACAATTTTAACTACCTTCCCCCTTGATACATTTTCCTATTTCACCCTATTTTACAGAGACTATCCACGCCCAAAACCGACAGGTTTATCATGTTCTATTCTACACAAATGAACCATTTTGCTAAGGATACAgatcagaaacagaataaagcCACTCTGGTACCCATCAGTTTGCACAACAAAATTGAATTGAAAATACCCAAAACGCCACGAAGTTCACATGCAGCTCTTCACCAAGGCGCCATACACGGTCCAGCTTGGTTGTCACACAACTACTTTTAAGCCTGCTTCTGGCTACGAAGTatgcagtaatttttttgatATAACGACATATTggttatttattaattattacttCTGGATGTcagtatgaagaaaaaaagcccaacaaactACTTTATACTGCAACATAAACATTTGGAATTAGTACCATAAAGTAACAGTAGTATAACAGGAATGGTTCTGAACATGCTCTTTTGAATCAGATTCAGAATTTGTTATACGGACAGCACACATGTGCTTGAGATAGAATACAAGAAGTTGCTTGTTCCCTAAATACCTAGACAAAACCAGCTCAAAATGTGTATGTTACTTGTGAATAAAGGAGAAGAACCTTTAACTGTTTACaagccattaaaaaatattaatatactCACCTGAAATCTAcgatttttaaaatacaaaataaaaggtATCAGAAATAAGGGGAAGCATTCAAAACACTACGCAAATGAAAGCGTGTATGATTAACTTACACAATGTTAAAAGAGCTGTAATCAATTTTGTAACTACAGCTAGAGGTTTCTATACATAATCCATCTATACCATACTAAACCCACTTACCTGCAACATACTGACAATCTCAACtttgttgaagaaaataaaggaagtgagggtagaaagaaaattctcttCAAAAACAGATGGTGTCGGTAAGATGATGTCCTGAATATATTGTACCCTGTAAGTCTGGTGGATTTTTTGCCTGAGTTCAGAGTCTGTTATAGGAATAACCTCCttaaattttgctgttttggtCAAGAACTCCCTGTGCCGTTTTGGCTGAGCCAAGGAAGGATCATACTCAAGGCATCCAACAACATCCATAATACACTCATCGGAAAACATCACCTCAAACAGAGTTGCTTTGTTGAGGAACAAAATTCCTCTAATGATTTCATACAGATGATGTAAGCCTTCGGTGTTCTCCAGATTCTCGCAGACCTGGAAAAGCTGTAGTAGTTTTTTAATATAGCCTTCATTCTCCAAGGCCAGCGCTAGCTTTTCTCTACGGATGGGTGAGGAGAGAACAGAGGTAACTAGGTCAGCAATCTCTTCAAGTTTGTTGAGTTCACAAGTAGGAAGGTCAATCAAAGGACTAGTTTCAGGCATTTCTTCTATGTGTTCCTCTTCTGACTCAATAAGGTCCTGCGTGACTTCCACTGAAGGATCTTTACCTTGAACCTAAGAAGAAAGCACACATAATTACTGTCTCATCccaaaacatacataaaaataatcaagtcaGTAACAAGAATAACAGGCACGTAAGCCCTCCTATACCTTCTTCAGTTGCCTAGAAAATGTCTGCCTGTGCAGAAGTGTGAGTTTGCTGCCTCTAAATTCTACATTTAAAATTCCCTACCGTTATCCTCAATAGTACCCTAGCAATACCTGTGCAGATAAGAAATCTGAAGCACCTTGGAGACGAGCACAAAATAAGAGAAGGATGTACCAAAACCTTTCGGTGTCTCAAACAGAAGGACATGAAGCCTTAAACTCATAGGAAGAGCCCACAGCTATACCAACATTAAgtgaaacaacaaaaagaccAAGAACAGAGGCAGGAAAAGGTCCCAAGTACTGAAATCGAACAAGAGAAGGAAGCTATTGTGTCCCACTATGCTTTCCTTCCGCCTCATCTGTCCCTTTAGCTCCTTTTCCCAGTCTTCCACATATCCTATACTTCTCATTGCCCCCACTGATCCAGAATTTGTAACCTCCTGTTGTTAACTCCTGCAAGGAGGACTGCATGTTATGCAGGAGTCTCAAAGgacaaagcaggaagaattcTGGAGTCTGATGGCAGTGCCTAAGGTGTACATCGCCTGAGCCCAGGGAGACCTCCCCTCACACCGGCCATCAGCTCAGCCCCAATTTCAAACCAATTTAAAACCTGGACTATTTATTAGGCACATACACTTGCGGTTACTAGGATCCATTACTTTCAGAACTGGCTGAGAAGACATTATACCCCAAAACATGCTAAGATTAACAATGCATCTAAATCGCCTagttttttcaaaggaaactgcTAGGAAATCTGAATTCTATGCTTCTTAACAGCTTTACATTGCATCATTTCAATATCTGAGAAGGTTATGACAAATTCCAACATGAAAGCCCAGGTTTCCTCTTTTAAGTACACACAGGCACAACGCCATTGACTTCTTACTTCCAGAGTTGAAAACATAAAACCTACGCTGTTTCATAATAAAACAATGACGACTGAAATACCTGTAACACGCAGATGGCCTATAAGACTTGGGTCTTGATGAAAAAAAGTATCACTGACATTGCTGTGCTCATACAGCAATGCCACCCGTGTCTCTCACGGTGAAGTATCTAGCCTCCTATGCGTTACAACACATTTTCAGTTCCACTGCACTCCAACAAGTCACCTTCCTAAGGCTGCCGGGCAGAAGAACAATGAAAATGCAGTACTCTCGATTTTCCCTTTCtaataaaaacaaccaacccctAACATGCCTAGCACCTGAGTTTCACCATTAcattgatttttcagaagagtGAAATTCAATTATGAATGCAACAACTACTGTTCTAAATAGCAGCAACTTAAGATCTTCAACAGaacagccacagaaaataatGACGAGTATGTGCTTCTCTTACAAGTAGGTTTAAAAATTACAGCCAATACATAAAGTCACAGAAGTCACAAAAACATCTGGAAGAAACAGAATATTAAAGTTAACTGTACCTGACAGATTTTTTCCCAGATTTCATCACAGCCagctttttcttgaaaactcaGTGCTAAATcataattttctgcttctgaccAAACAATCAGGGTGTCCTGTTTAAAcgaaaaacaaaaagaaataactgtttCTGAAAGAGGTCTATGCTGCATATTAATCTGCATTCCACCAAATCATATGtctacagaagaaataattttaatttagaagttACACTTGtcaaaaaaagaacataagacactaaaatattaaatcacCTGTTCTGCCATAAGGGACATCGCCCTTCTTTCTTTGCTATTTTATGACCACTACCTCATAtattatgtatttaaatatgcCTTTTTTCATATCCAGAGCACTTATAATGGTATTTTTCTGCAACACACTTCTAAGCCAACAGCCTTGAAAAGGGAAAGCACACGTTGTAGGAGATTAAGAAAACCTGCAGTATAACAATTTAAGTCTTTTGAGATTTAATAAAgtagaaacaaaaccccagtaTTACAGTGTTTCCTCCTCAGAAAGGGTTTAATACAGCTTTCACAACTTGAGAAATAATGCCTAACTAATgtgaaaatactcttttctaaattaaaagaCATACAGCCTGAGTAATATAAAAATTCTTTAAGTTCTTACTAAAGTTAAAAGCATCTTGCCAACAGGTATTTTTGTTTGAGcaagcttctttttctctgtcactACTGCCTCCATCAATTCAATTTCACTTTCACAGTATATCTGGAAGATTCAGCTAGAATTTCTgaatagaagatttttttatgaCATATTAGGACACCTGCTGCTGTACTGTAAGGAATGTAAGCCTGTGCTTTAACATTCAAACACATAGTTCAGCATCCTACAGTAAAC
This genomic interval from Falco cherrug isolate bFalChe1 chromosome 13, bFalChe1.pri, whole genome shotgun sequence contains the following:
- the PPP4R3B gene encoding serine/threonine-protein phosphatase 4 regulatory subunit 3B isoform X3, whose product is MSDTRRRVKVYTLNEDRQWDDRGTGHVSSTYVERLKGMSLLVRAESDGSLLLESKINPNTAYQKQQDTLIVWSEAENYDLALSFQEKAGCDEIWEKICQVQGKDPSVEVTQDLIESEEEHIEEMPETSPLIDLPTCELNKLEEIADLVTSVLSSPIRREKLALALENEGYIKKLLQLFQVCENLENTEGLHHLYEIIRGILFLNKATLFEVMFSDECIMDVVGCLEYDPSLAQPKRHREFLTKTAKFKEVIPITDSELRQKIHQTYRVQYIQDIILPTPSVFEENFLSTLTSFIFFNKVEIVSMLQEDEKFLSEVFAQLTDEATDDDKRCELVNFFKEFCAFSQTLQPQNRDAFFKTLAKLGILPALEIVMGMDDLQVRSAATDIFSYLVEFSPSMVREFVMQEAQQSDDDILLINVVIEQMICDTDPELGGAVQLMGLLRTLIDPENMLATANVRKYKGKTEKSEFLNFFYNHCMHVLTAPLLANTSEDKCEKDAVVGSTKSNTVCPDNYQTAQLLALILELLTFCVEHHTYHIKNYIMNKDLLRRVLVLMNSKHTFLALCALRFMRRIIGLKDEFYNRYITKGNLFEPVINALLDNGTRYNLLNSAVIELFEFIRVEDIKSLIAHIVENFYNALESIEYVQTFKGLKTKYEQEKDRQNQKLNSNRFRRDARALEEDEEMWFNEDEEEEGEAVVPPIEKSKQEDDFPDSYEKFMETKKAKESEDKENLPKRTSAGGFKFTFSHSASAANGANGANSKSMAAQTSPASSNGSSSKNTTLTTTVTATKGSLVGLVDYPDDEDDDEEEEASPRKRPRLGS
- the PPP4R3B gene encoding serine/threonine-protein phosphatase 4 regulatory subunit 3B isoform X5, yielding MSDTRRRVKVYTLNEDRQWDDRGTGHVSSTYVERLKGMSLLVRAESDGSLLLESKINPNTAYQKQQDTLIVWSEAENYDLALSFQEKAGCDEIWEKICQVQGKDPSVEVTQDLIESEEEHIEEMPETSPLIDLPTCELNKLEEIADLVTSVLSSPIRREKLALALENEGYIKKLLQLFQVCENLENTEGLHHLYEIIRGILFLNKATLFEVMFSDECIMDVVGCLEYDPSLAQPKRHREFLTKTAKFKEVIPITDSELRQKIHQTYRVQYIQDIILPTPSVFEENFLSTLTSFIFFNKVEIVSMLQEDEKFLSEVFAQLTDEATDDDKRCELVNFFKEFCAFSQTLQPQNRDAFFKTLAKLGILPALEIVMGMDDLQVRSAATDIFSYLVEFSPSMVREFVMQEAQQSDDDILLINVVIEQMICDTDPELGGAVQLMGLLRTLIDPENMLATANVRKYKGKTEKSEFLNFFYNHCMHVLTAPLLANTSEDKCEKDAVVGSTKSNTVCPDNYQTAQLLALILELLTFCVEHHTYHIKNYIMNKDLLRRVLVLMNSKHTFLALCALRFMRRIIGLKDEFYNRYITKGNLFEPVINALLDNGTRYNLLNSAVIELFEFIRVEDIKSLIAHIVENFYNALESIEYVQTFKGLKTKYEQEKDRQNQKLNSVPSILRSNRFRRDARALEEDEEMWFNEDEEEEGEAVVPPIEKSKQEDDFPDSYEKFMETKKASAANGANGANSKSMAAQTSPASSNGSSSKNTTLTTTVTATKGSLVGLVDYPDDEDDDEEEEASPRKRPRLGS
- the PPP4R3B gene encoding serine/threonine-protein phosphatase 4 regulatory subunit 3B isoform X4, whose product is MSDTRRRVKVYTLNEDRQWDDRGTGHVSSTYVERLKGMSLLVRAESDGSLLLESKINPNTAYQKQQDTLIVWSEAENYDLALSFQEKAGCDEIWEKICQVQGKDPSVEVTQDLIESEEEHIEEMPETSPLIDLPTCELNKLEEIADLVTSVLSSPIRREKLALALENEGYIKKLLQLFQVCENLENTEGLHHLYEIIRGILFLNKATLFEVMFSDECIMDVVGCLEYDPSLAQPKRHREFLTKTAKFKEVIPITDSELRQKIHQTYRVQYIQDIILPTPSVFEENFLSTLTSFIFFNKVEIVSMLQEDEKFLSEVFAQLTDEATDDDKRCELVNFFKEFCAFSQTLQPQNRDAFFKTLAKLGILPALEIVMGMDDLQVRSAATDIFSYLVEFSPSMVREFVMQEAQQSDDDILLINVVIEQMICDTDPELGGAVQLMGLLRTLIDPENMLATANKTEKSEFLNFFYNHCMHVLTAPLLANTSEDKCEKDAVVGSTKSNTVCPDNYQTAQLLALILELLTFCVEHHTYHIKNYIMNKDLLRRVLVLMNSKHTFLALCALRFMRRIIGLKDEFYNRYITKGNLFEPVINALLDNGTRYNLLNSAVIELFEFIRVEDIKSLIAHIVENFYNALESIEYVQTFKGLKTKYEQEKDRQNQKLNSNRFRRDARALEEDEEMWFNEDEEEEGEAVVPPIEKSKQEDDFPDSYEKFMETKKAKESEDKENLPKRTSAGGFKFTFSHSASAANGANGANSKSMAAQTSPASSNGSSSKNTTLTTTVTATKGSLVGLVDYPDDEDDDEEEEASPRKRPRLGS
- the PPP4R3B gene encoding serine/threonine-protein phosphatase 4 regulatory subunit 3B isoform X1 — protein: MSDTRRRVKVYTLNEDRQWDDRGTGHVSSTYVERLKGMSLLVRAESDGSLLLESKINPNTAYQKQQDTLIVWSEAENYDLALSFQEKAGCDEIWEKICQVQGKDPSVEVTQDLIESEEEHIEEMPETSPLIDLPTCELNKLEEIADLVTSVLSSPIRREKLALALENEGYIKKLLQLFQVCENLENTEGLHHLYEIIRGILFLNKATLFEVMFSDECIMDVVGCLEYDPSLAQPKRHREFLTKTAKFKEVIPITDSELRQKIHQTYRVQYIQDIILPTPSVFEENFLSTLTSFIFFNKVEIVSMLQEDEKFLSEVFAQLTDEATDDDKRCELVNFFKEFCAFSQTLQPQNRDAFFKTLAKLGILPALEIVMGMDDLQVRSAATDIFSYLVEFSPSMVREFVMQEAQQSDDDILLINVVIEQMICDTDPELGGAVQLMGLLRTLIDPENMLATANVRKYKGKTEKSEFLNFFYNHCMHVLTAPLLANTSEDKCEKDAVVGSTKSNTVCPDNYQTAQLLALILELLTFCVEHHTYHIKNYIMNKDLLRRVLVLMNSKHTFLALCALRFMRRIIGLKDEFYNRYITKGNLFEPVINALLDNGTRYNLLNSAVIELFEFIRVEDIKSLIAHIVENFYNALESIEYVQTFKGLKTKYEQEKDRQNQKLNSVPSILRSNRFRRDARALEEDEEMWFNEDEEEEGEAVVPPIEKSKQEDDFPDSYEKFMETKKAKESEDKENLPKRTSAGGFKFTFSHSASAANGANGANSKSMAAQTSPASSNGSSSKNTTLTTTVTATKGSLVGLVDYPDDEDDDEEEEASPRKRPRLGS